One Clavelina lepadiformis chromosome 1, kaClaLepa1.1, whole genome shotgun sequence genomic region harbors:
- the LOC143468909 gene encoding uncharacterized protein LOC143468909 translates to MFNFVIAMLQISRIQCFFFLLLSTCLFLSTLIPNTIANPTTDTCSHLLDHLRKMCDGLKSFSQRVHEDNLNNKYGPRHSSKSHRITILSQRPRLSDMCCNKRCQPEDIAQICGRDYVDTHKTSIDNKLFKPSSYDGPTPPSPYNVGLPSTEITVGTALCLEIAHKLKAILIASPEFMARYRQHLDEIHNILRDPPRSTRRRQPHKPVQCHISREPKHRIKKSVFRLMSATTRKPEYRTMCGT, encoded by the exons ATGTTTAACTTTGTTATTGCAATGCTCCAAATCAGTCGAATTCAatgctttttctttcttttactCTCCACCTGTTTGTTCTTATCAACTCTGATTCCGAACACAATTGCCAATCCAACAACGGATACATGCAGCCATCTGCTTGACCATTTACGAAAAATGTGCGACGGCTTGAAATCTTTCTCACAACGCG TGCACGAGGATAATTTGAATAACAAGTATGGGCCTAGACATAGCAGTAAATCACACCGAATCACAATTCTTTCTCAGCGGCCTCGCCTGTCGGACATGTGCTGCAATAAACGCTGCCAACCAGAGGATATCGCTCA AATTTGCGGGAGAGACTACGTGGATACGCATAAAACTTCCATagacaacaaactttttaaacccTCGTCTTATGACGGTCCCACACCACCAAGTCCATACAACGTAGGATTGCCATCTACAGAA ATTACCGTGGGAACGGCACTGTGCCTCGAAATCGCACATAAATTGAAAGCAATACTTATAGCTTCTCCTGAGTTCATGGCACGTTATAGGCAACATCTGGATGAAATTCATAACATTCTGAGGGACCCTCCTCGTTCCACCCGGCGTCGCCAACCTCATAAACCTGTACAGTGCCACATCAGCAGGGAGCCAAAACATCGCATAAAAAAAAGTGTATTCCGTTTAATGTCGGCCACTACGAGAAAGCCGGAATATCG GACCATGTGTGGGACTTGA
- the LOC143451580 gene encoding protein Shroom4-like, whose amino-acid sequence MTPKLTYDIFSSRSTSPDAASTKMSSRRRRYRRGTKSCDVLPVKAVTQDLQESITQKKLKLISNLKLKTDEIHAMRDLLDIEIHQNECLGQEVLDLVQSRCNEKELEKYNHFIEDANNITNLLLSLSGRLSLVENAIKMNVGMAKDQMKFLCQKRAKLLEQFNDAKDLKIFTDKQQQIVSEFLLRQFSRKQMSLFERYIKMKSSLIVEQRELDDKARLIEMQMQCLRDSIPESEQFRLQPILDKALL is encoded by the exons ATGACTCCAAAGTTGACTTACGACATTTTCTCATCACGCTCGACATCTCCGGACGCAGCATCTACAAAGATGTCCAGTCGCAGACGACGTTACAG ACGCGGAACCAAAAGTTGTGATGTTTTACCTGTCAAAGCAGTAACGCAAGACTTACAGGAAAGCATTACTCAAAAAAAG CTCAAACTTATTTCAAACCTGAAACTGAAGACCGACGAAATCCATGCTATGAGAGATTTGCTTGATATTGAAATACATCAAAACGAATGTCTGGGACAAGAAGTACTCGACCTTGTCCAATCTCGTTGTAACGAGAAGGAATTAGAAAAATACAATCATTTCATCGAAGACGCTAACAATATTACAAATTTGTTGCTCTCGCTCTCTGGCAGATTATCTCTTGTTGAAAACGCCATAAAGATGAACGTAGGAATGGCAAAGGACCAGATG aaattcCTTTGCCAAAAACGCGCAAAGCTACTCGAGCAGTTTAACGACGCGAAAGACCTGAAAATATTCAccgacaaacaacaacaaatcgTTTCTGAGTTCCTACTTAGACAATTTAGCCGTAAACAG ATGAGCCTGTTTGAAAGatatataaaaatgaaatcttCTCTTATTGTTGAACAACGCGAACTTGACGACAAAGCTCGACTCATCGAGATGCAAATGCAGTGCTTACGTGACAGTATACCAGAGAGCGAACAATTCCGACTACAGCCGATTCTAGATAAAGCTTTGCTGTGA
- the LOC143468918 gene encoding protein Shroom2-like yields MAPKLSCELIYSRPSSPDITSPQCELPTRRRRYRKRKQTKSCEFLPTPTAFATTNCNFDEDKIHAKINMALNLRLQTDELKILKDLVDIEMEQNEGLGNQLHNIVKKACNEKEVEKYNTFVKDSDKVINLLLSVSQRLSRVENEIKKLPCDAEKEELVSLCRKRRRLSGQYNDAKDLKENHDRRQRTVSEILTSCLTSKQYANFELYMKMKSALIAEQRELEEQCRRGEKQIENLRDSLPEELQIKLDKMLDE; encoded by the exons ATGGCACCAAAACTGTCTTGTGAGCTTATCTACTCGCGACCATCTTCGCCAGACATCACTTCACCACAATGCGAATTGCCAACTCGACGAAGGCGATACAGAAAGAG GAAGCAAACCAAAAGCTGCGAATTTTTACCAACACCAACGGCTTTTGCTACGACCAACTGCAACTTTGATGAGGACAAAATCCATGCAAAg ATCAACATGGCCTTAAACCTCAGGCTACAAACAGACgagcttaaaattttgaaagatcTCGTCGACATTGAAATGGAACAAAACGAAGGCCTTGGTAACCAATTGCACAATATCGTCAAAAAGGCTTGCAACGAAAAAGAAGTAGAAAAGTACAACACATTCGTTAAAGATTCCGACAAAGTCATCAACCTTCTTTTGTCAGTCTCTCAAAGACTTTCACGCGTTGAAAACGAAATCAAGAAGCTGCCATGCGATGCCGAAAAAGAGGAATTG GTTTCACTGTGCAGAAAGCGAAGAAGGCTAAGCGGTCAATACAATGACGCCAAAGACTTAAAAGAAAATCACGACAGAAGACAGAGAACTGTCTCAGAAATCTTGACCAGCTGTTTAACATCAAAACAG TACGCCAACTTCGAGCTGTACATGAAAATGAAGTCAGCGTTAATAGCGGAACAACGCGAGCTCGAGGAACAGTGTAGGCGGGGCGAGAAACAGATTGAAAACCTGCGCGACAGCTTGCCAGAAGAGTTGCAGATCAAGCTCGATAAGATGCTTGACGAGTAG
- the LOC143451584 gene encoding protein Shroom2-like has product MSPRPSCLIFAHDRSLLDTTFETTRRRRMRRNRLFLDRKIREKEIVYFEKNLIMTREEMSACADENKTTKLIVDVTAQVNQLRNMSTMIQIEIRENERLGAHIYDLAKNMCSDREQEKYFIFVKDVDKIVNLLLSLTGRLSRVENAIKNLPMDAEKDELICLCKKRKKLSYQYVDAKELKENCDKRKENICQILSHHFSEIQFANFLHYIEVKTALIIEQRQVDEKIKLSEDHIKILRDSLPETFN; this is encoded by the exons ATGTCTCCAAGACCATCGTGTTTAATATTCGCTCACGACCGTAGCTTGCTAGATACAACTTTTGAAACAACTCGTCGACGAAGAATGAGAAG AAATCGACTATTTCTTGATAGAAAGATTCGAGAAAAAGAAATcgtatattttgaaaaaaatcttatTATGACACGGGAAGAAATGTCAGCATGTGCCGACGAAAACAAAACG ACCAAATTAATTGTGGATGTCACGGCCCAGGTGAATCAACTGAGAAACATGTCAACGATGATCCAAATCGAGATCCGAGAAAATGAAAGACTTGGAGCGCACATATACGACCTAGCAAAAAACATGTGTAGCGACAGggaacaagaaaaatatttcattttcgtGAAGGACGTTGACAAAATCGTAAATCTTCTTCTCTCGCTAACTGGAAGATTATCGAGAGTAGAAAACGCCATAAAAAATCTTCCGATGGACGCAGAAAAAGACGAACTG ATTTGCTTGtgcaaaaaaaggaaaaagctTAGCTATCAATATGTCGACGCCAAAGAACTCAAAGAAAACTGCgacaaaagaaaagaaaacatttgccAAATACTTTCTCATCACTTTAGTGAAATTCAG tttgcaaactttcTGCATTACATCGAAGTCAAAACGGCACTGATCATTGAGCAAAGACAGGTTGacgaaaaaattaaactgagCGAGGACCACATTAAGATACTTCGGGACAGTCTTCCAGAAACGTTCAACTAA